In Listeria monocytogenes, the following proteins share a genomic window:
- a CDS encoding glycoside hydrolase family 1 protein, which produces MEHNKLKPFPKDFLWGSASAAYQVEGAWDEDGKGPSVWDEFVRIPGTTFKETNGDVAVDNYHRYKEDVALMAEQGLKAYRFSVAWSRVIPHGNGEVNEAGLKFYDNLIDELLSYGIEPVVTLYHWDIPQGLQDEYGGWESRKVVEDFTNYAALLFERFNGRVKYWVTLNEQNVFISHGYKLAYHPPGVSDDKRMFAANHNANLANASAIAKFRELGTSGKIGPSFAYGPSYSIDANPANVLASENSEEFNAHFWMDVYTWGEYPTATWNWLEEHGLAPEILPGDTELLKKGKPDFMGVNYYRSMTHAFNGKDGVGSGKMNTTGEKGTSEETGVPGLYKNTNNPYLEKTNWDWDIDPTGLRIGLRRITNRYKLPIMITENGLGEYDSLTEDHKIHDEYRIEYIRAHALAIQEAITDGVEMLGYCTWSFTDLLSWLNGYQKRYGFVYVDRDENDEKELKRYKKDSFYWYKKTIEANGANLVEEQGK; this is translated from the coding sequence ATGGAACATAATAAGTTGAAACCTTTCCCAAAAGATTTTCTATGGGGATCAGCTTCTGCAGCGTACCAAGTAGAAGGTGCCTGGGATGAGGATGGTAAAGGACCATCTGTATGGGATGAATTTGTTCGTATTCCTGGAACAACATTCAAAGAAACAAACGGAGATGTAGCGGTGGATAATTACCATCGTTATAAAGAAGATGTCGCACTAATGGCTGAACAGGGCCTAAAAGCATATCGTTTCTCTGTCGCATGGAGTCGAGTTATCCCGCATGGTAACGGGGAAGTTAACGAAGCAGGACTTAAATTCTATGATAATTTGATTGATGAACTTCTTTCTTATGGAATTGAGCCAGTCGTTACACTTTACCACTGGGATATTCCGCAAGGGCTTCAAGACGAATATGGTGGATGGGAGTCGCGCAAAGTCGTAGAAGATTTCACTAACTACGCTGCCCTTCTATTCGAACGCTTTAACGGCCGAGTTAAATATTGGGTAACACTTAATGAACAAAACGTATTTATCTCACACGGCTACAAATTAGCGTATCACCCACCTGGCGTTTCTGACGACAAGCGTATGTTTGCGGCAAATCACAATGCGAACTTGGCGAATGCTTCTGCAATTGCTAAATTCCGCGAGCTAGGTACATCCGGAAAAATTGGCCCAAGTTTCGCTTACGGACCAAGTTACTCCATCGATGCCAACCCAGCAAACGTGTTAGCTTCTGAAAACTCTGAAGAATTCAATGCCCATTTCTGGATGGATGTTTACACATGGGGTGAATATCCGACTGCTACTTGGAACTGGCTGGAAGAGCACGGTCTTGCACCGGAAATCTTACCAGGCGATACGGAACTTCTAAAAAAAGGAAAACCTGATTTCATGGGAGTTAACTATTACCGCTCAATGACTCATGCATTTAATGGGAAAGACGGCGTTGGTTCTGGGAAAATGAATACAACTGGTGAAAAAGGCACTTCCGAGGAAACTGGTGTACCGGGGTTATACAAAAACACCAACAACCCATACTTAGAGAAAACGAATTGGGACTGGGACATTGATCCAACTGGCTTGCGCATTGGCTTACGTAGAATTACTAACCGCTATAAATTACCAATCATGATTACAGAAAATGGTCTTGGTGAGTATGATAGCTTGACGGAAGACCATAAAATCCATGATGAGTACCGAATTGAATACATTCGTGCGCATGCTCTAGCAATCCAAGAAGCAATCACGGACGGCGTAGAGATGCTCGGTTACTGCACTTGGAGCTTCACAGATTTACTAAGCTGGTTAAACGGCTACCAAAAACGTTACGGTTTCGTATATGTGGACCGCGACGAAAACGATGAAAAAGAATTAAAACGCTATAAAAAAGATAGTTTTTACTGGTATAAAAAGACCATCGAAGCAAACGGAGCTAATTTAGTAGAAGAACAGGGCAAATAA
- a CDS encoding PTS sugar transporter subunit IIB: MKKILLVCAAGMSTSLLVTKMKAHATSIGEEIEIEALPVSEASSVVDKMDIVMLGPQVRYQKPQVDELVQGRIPVIVIDMKDYGMLNGKAVLEKAFAEIG, translated from the coding sequence ATGAAAAAAATATTACTTGTATGTGCGGCCGGAATGTCGACAAGCTTACTCGTTACTAAAATGAAAGCGCACGCAACCTCTATTGGGGAAGAAATTGAAATTGAAGCATTACCAGTATCAGAAGCTAGCAGCGTTGTGGACAAAATGGATATCGTAATGCTTGGACCTCAAGTCCGTTACCAAAAACCGCAAGTAGATGAACTTGTACAGGGTCGCATTCCTGTTATAGTTATCGATATGAAAGATTATGGTATGTTAAACGGGAAAGCCGTTCTTGAAAAAGCTTTCGCGGAGATTGGTTAA
- a CDS encoding PTS sugar transporter subunit IIC — MSIMSKFEHGMERVLVPVANKLNSQRHIAAIRDAFILVFPLIMAGSIITLINFAVLSPDGFIAKILFLGKIFPNLADAQAVFSPVMQGSTNIMAILIVFLVARNLAIFFKQDDLLCGLTSIGAFFIVYTPYTVVDNASYMTIKFLGAQGLFVAIIVAIITGEVFSRLARSPRLMIKMPDQVPPAVARSFKVLIPVIIITILFSVINYLITLIAPEGLNDLVYTVIQAPLKDMGTNVFSVIIIGLVSNLLWVLGIHGPNTVAAIRDTIFTEPNLDNLSYVAQHGSAWGAPYPATWAGLNDGFANYGGSGMTLGLLIAIFIASRRADYRDIAKLSLAPGIFNINEPVIFGLPIVLNPIMVIPFIITPAINTLIGYFFISTKLIPPVAYQVPWTTPGPLIPFLGTGGNWLALLVGLLCLAVATVIYLPFVLVSNKIAASDAAMDKNATASTEQ; from the coding sequence ATGAGTATAATGTCAAAATTTGAACACGGCATGGAACGTGTTTTAGTACCAGTTGCGAATAAATTGAACTCGCAGCGCCATATTGCAGCAATTCGTGATGCATTTATTTTAGTTTTCCCATTAATTATGGCTGGTTCAATTATCACTTTGATTAACTTCGCAGTATTATCACCAGATGGCTTTATTGCAAAAATCTTATTCCTAGGGAAAATTTTCCCTAATTTAGCCGATGCACAGGCTGTATTTTCGCCGGTAATGCAAGGTTCGACCAATATTATGGCCATTCTGATTGTATTCTTAGTCGCACGGAATCTCGCCATCTTCTTTAAACAGGATGATTTGCTCTGTGGACTGACCTCGATAGGTGCATTCTTTATCGTGTATACACCTTACACAGTAGTTGACAATGCATCTTACATGACAATTAAATTCTTAGGCGCACAAGGTCTTTTCGTTGCTATTATTGTAGCGATTATTACTGGGGAAGTATTTAGCCGTCTAGCTAGATCCCCTCGTTTAATGATCAAAATGCCTGACCAAGTACCACCAGCAGTTGCTCGTTCTTTTAAAGTATTAATCCCAGTTATCATCATCACTATTCTTTTCTCTGTAATTAACTACTTAATCACATTAATCGCTCCAGAAGGTTTAAACGACCTTGTTTACACAGTTATTCAAGCGCCACTTAAAGACATGGGAACTAACGTATTCTCTGTAATTATCATCGGGCTTGTTTCTAACTTACTTTGGGTACTTGGTATTCACGGACCTAACACTGTTGCGGCTATTCGTGACACCATCTTCACTGAACCAAACTTAGATAACTTATCTTACGTAGCACAACACGGTTCTGCTTGGGGAGCTCCATACCCAGCAACATGGGCTGGCCTAAATGACGGATTTGCAAACTACGGTGGATCTGGTATGACTCTAGGTTTACTGATTGCTATCTTTATCGCTTCTCGCCGTGCAGACTACCGCGATATCGCGAAACTTTCTCTTGCACCAGGGATTTTCAACATCAATGAACCAGTTATTTTCGGTTTACCAATCGTATTGAACCCAATTATGGTTATTCCTTTCATCATTACACCAGCAATCAATACATTAATTGGTTACTTCTTTATCTCAACAAAACTTATTCCACCTGTCGCCTATCAAGTGCCTTGGACAACTCCAGGACCACTGATTCCATTCCTTGGTACAGGAGGAAACTGGCTCGCGCTTCTGGTCGGCTTGCTCTGTCTAGCCGTCGCAACAGTCATTTATCTACCATTCGTACTTGTATCTAACAAAATTGCCGCGAGTGATGCTGCAATGGACAAAAATGCAACAGCCTCAACGGAACAATAG
- the bglK gene encoding beta-glucoside kinase, whose product MKIAAFDIGGTALKMGVVLPHGEIILTKSAEISGSDGDQILAEMTLFLTENKDVTGIAVSAPGYVNPKTGLITMGGAIRRFDNFNLKEWLEAENGLPVAIENDANCALLAEKWLGKGQDLDDFLCLTIGTGIGGGIFSNGALVRGGRFRAGEFGYMFSERPGAFRPGKYTLNETTTMLVLRRQYAELTGRPLEDITGEEIFATYDAHDAVSERLINEFYTGICTGLYNLIYLFDPTHIFIGGGITSRPTFITELKHHMESFGLRDTIIETATHKNQAGLLGAVYHFLQEENRHE is encoded by the coding sequence ATGAAAATTGCAGCTTTTGATATCGGTGGAACGGCCCTTAAAATGGGGGTCGTTTTGCCGCATGGTGAAATTATATTAACAAAATCAGCCGAAATCAGCGGTAGCGACGGCGACCAAATTTTAGCAGAAATGACATTATTTCTTACTGAAAATAAGGATGTAACCGGAATTGCAGTCAGCGCGCCTGGCTATGTGAACCCGAAAACCGGACTTATTACAATGGGCGGCGCTATCCGTAGATTTGATAACTTTAATTTGAAAGAATGGCTTGAAGCGGAAAACGGACTTCCTGTTGCCATTGAAAATGACGCCAATTGCGCCCTACTCGCCGAAAAATGGCTTGGTAAAGGACAAGATTTGGATGATTTTCTTTGTCTAACAATCGGAACTGGGATTGGCGGCGGTATTTTTTCTAATGGCGCATTAGTTCGTGGTGGTCGTTTCCGGGCTGGCGAGTTTGGTTATATGTTTAGCGAACGTCCGGGGGCTTTCCGTCCTGGCAAATATACGCTAAATGAGACAACCACAATGCTCGTTCTTCGTAGACAATATGCAGAACTTACCGGACGCCCTTTGGAAGACATTACTGGTGAAGAGATTTTTGCTACGTATGACGCGCATGATGCCGTGTCAGAACGTCTTATTAACGAGTTTTATACCGGGATTTGTACAGGTCTTTATAATTTAATTTACTTGTTCGATCCAACGCATATCTTTATTGGCGGCGGAATTACAAGTCGCCCTACTTTTATCACGGAGCTAAAACACCATATGGAGAGCTTTGGGCTGCGTGACACGATTATCGAAACAGCAACACATAAAAACCAAGCTGGCCTACTCGGCGCAGTGTATCACTTTTTACAGGAGGAAAATAGACATGAATGA
- a CDS encoding PTS lactose/cellobiose transporter subunit IIA, with product MNEMETVIFGMISQVGSARSSYLEGLRAAREGNFEEAEAKLKEGGETLANGHHEHHKLIQKEASGEKVEIQLLLIHAEDLLITTETLREVVTEFVHVYKKIN from the coding sequence ATGAATGAAATGGAAACAGTAATCTTTGGGATGATTAGCCAAGTTGGTTCTGCGAGAAGCAGTTACTTAGAAGGACTTCGCGCGGCTCGTGAAGGCAATTTCGAGGAAGCGGAAGCAAAACTAAAAGAAGGTGGCGAAACACTCGCAAACGGGCACCACGAGCACCATAAGCTAATCCAAAAAGAAGCATCCGGTGAAAAAGTGGAAATCCAATTACTTCTAATCCATGCAGAAGACCTACTCATCACAACAGAAACATTAAGAGAAGTTGTCACTGAGTTCGTGCATGTATACAAAAAAATAAACTAA
- a CDS encoding MurR/RpiR family transcriptional regulator, with protein sequence MFSYEVIRQFTETEHHLYRYIMDNRDKVMFMRVRELSEVTHVSPASIVRFTRKLGCEGFSEFKVKLKQEATREVKKKTADTVEVLEEFFERTMNRDYDHVLDAAAEIINEADLVVFFGIGTSGILAEYGSRFFSNMKKRTFYIKDPFYPNPGEQFKNKAVMIILSVSGETDQVLEQAQNMQQYGSRIISITNTSHNTLAGLSDVNIPYYVTQEMVDKTNITTQIPVLFLLEAMAKKNYNQEQIDE encoded by the coding sequence ATGTTTTCGTATGAAGTGATTAGACAATTTACAGAGACAGAGCATCATTTATACCGTTACATAATGGACAATCGGGACAAAGTTATGTTTATGAGAGTGCGCGAGCTTTCGGAAGTGACGCACGTCTCGCCGGCTTCGATTGTTCGATTTACAAGAAAATTAGGCTGTGAAGGCTTTTCGGAATTTAAAGTGAAGCTAAAACAAGAAGCGACTCGTGAGGTAAAGAAGAAAACAGCGGATACAGTGGAAGTTTTAGAGGAATTCTTTGAACGAACAATGAACCGTGATTATGATCATGTGTTAGACGCGGCGGCGGAAATTATTAATGAAGCCGATTTAGTCGTGTTTTTCGGAATTGGGACTTCAGGGATTTTGGCAGAATATGGCAGTCGTTTTTTCTCCAATATGAAGAAGCGGACTTTTTACATTAAAGATCCATTTTATCCTAACCCGGGGGAGCAATTTAAAAATAAAGCAGTGATGATTATACTTTCTGTGTCGGGCGAGACGGACCAGGTGCTTGAACAGGCGCAAAATATGCAACAATATGGCAGTCGGATTATAAGTATTACTAATACGAGCCACAATACGCTTGCGGGCTTATCTGATGTTAATATTCCGTATTATGTAACGCAAGAAATGGTTGATAAGACGAATATTACGACGCAAATCCCAGTACTTTTTTTACTGGAAGCGATGGCGAAGAAAAATTATAATCAAGAGCAAATAGACGAATAG
- a CDS encoding DUF1129 domain-containing protein, with protein MTTETETIKPQLAELKANLTKRNLQYVMEVEKHLRETHYGAEQQEIIVYEMSEKILAEQKKGITARKLFNLTPTEYVVSLDVKAATVEQNTDKWWLVLDGGLLVLGAMMLISGISAYFQKNAQTLGIIVLLITAVVGGFAMLILRKYASNMRAGQKGGTIKYLLVAVGVIAVWMFVMTIVQVTIPPNINVALSPIVNTVGGAIIIALRFYVKKKKNIPSL; from the coding sequence GATTAAACCGCAGTTAGCTGAATTGAAAGCTAATTTAACGAAGCGGAACTTGCAATATGTGATGGAAGTAGAAAAACATTTGCGAGAAACTCATTACGGCGCCGAACAACAAGAGATTATTGTTTATGAAATGAGCGAAAAGATTTTAGCCGAACAGAAAAAAGGCATAACAGCGAGAAAATTATTTAATTTAACACCAACAGAATATGTTGTTTCTTTAGATGTGAAAGCTGCTACAGTGGAGCAAAATACGGACAAATGGTGGCTAGTACTTGACGGCGGACTCCTTGTACTTGGAGCGATGATGCTGATTTCCGGAATTAGTGCTTATTTCCAAAAAAATGCGCAGACTTTGGGAATTATCGTGTTGTTAATCACTGCGGTTGTCGGTGGTTTTGCAATGCTTATCTTACGTAAATACGCATCTAACATGCGTGCAGGGCAAAAAGGTGGAACGATAAAATACTTATTAGTAGCAGTCGGAGTCATTGCAGTGTGGATGTTTGTAATGACGATTGTACAAGTAACTATTCCTCCAAATATCAATGTAGCGTTAAGTCCGATTGTTAACACAGTTGGTGGTGCAATTATTATTGCCCTACGTTTCTATGTGAAGAAAAAGAAAAATATTCCATCCTTATAA